The sequence gttttgggaggactgtTTGCTCATGGGAAGGTCTCACATTACAGCAGTTTTGGGAAAACTGCTGCTCATAAGATTGAAACCAGGTTGGAGAAGTTCACAGagaactgtctcccatgggaagGGACCCCTCAGAGAGCAGGGAtagactcctctccctgagcagcagaacaaaactTCAGATGACAAACTGACCAAAACTCTCATCCCATCTCCCTATGTGTcactgggaaggagggaggggctgggggaagaaaaggtgtttttaagggtttattttacttctcattatcttcttctgattttgttagtaataaattcacttaGTAAGTCTaagttgagcctgttttgcccttagAGTGTTTTCTCCTGGTCCTCATCTAAACTCcactaacttttttttctcctctgccagctgtggtAGGGGAGGATGAGTGAGCAGTTTTAATGGCTGCCTCGCATTaggccagtgtcaaaccatgacaagtGGACTCAGGGTCTTCATCCTTCCAGTCCCTGCAGCTGTCTTTCTTGACTTGGATGGTGTGGCTGGAGTACTTGCCTTTGGAAGACAGAGGCATAGAAGCTGTTGAAAACTCCAGCTTACTCTTTGTCCAGGGTAGCCAGGTTTCCCATTTTCTTACAAAGAGAGCCCACATTATCCCTAGTCTTTCTTTTGTCTACAACATACATATAGAAGCCCTTCCTGTTTGCCTTACTTTCCCTGGCTACAACAATTCTAACTGGGCCTTGGCTTCCCTAACTTTGTCCCCAGCTTCCTGTACAATTTCCCTGTATTACTCTCAGGCCACCTGTCTTCATTTCCACTTCCTAagagcttcctttttttttattttattctgagttTGCCCAGCAggtccagcagctcccattCATCCATGGAGGCCTCCTGGAATTTTTGCTTGATTTACTCCTTGTTGTGCACATTGCTTCTGAGCTGAATACATGAAATACCATTGCGAGTATATAAATTTGATATAACTGTCATATCAGTAATCCAGAAGATGAATGTATAATACAATATTTAATGACTGCCTATATTTATAGCAGACTGCTATAACAAACTAGGAGTGAAACAGTTAACAAAGAAGTCCTAAAGAATAAGTACTCTTCAGACTTTTCATAATCATGTTTTAGAAGTTAGGAGTCTCTTTAAGAATCTTCCTCTAGATAATAAGATTATGTAAGACTATCAGTAGGTGAACAAGGGTTAATTAAGAATACAAGACAGTCTtagatttctgcttttcctgttatGAGAACAACTCACACCATGGAAAAGTAATATAAAGGGTTTTATACGCAAGCGCAAGGCAGAAGCAACAAACACTAGGTCAGTGAGATAATTTGTACTTTCGGTTTCTAATgtcaaatatataaatttacTCTCCCCAGGGCTACCTgttgtaaaaatgaaaatattaaaagtaagGTCAATATGAATTCTCATCAATCACTCAACAACTTGTAcactttttctctcctcagtATAATAACAGCTAGTAGTATTTTCACCAAAGAAGTCTTCAAATTAAAACGTAATCTCGGAAAGACAAAAGAATGAAGTCAGTCCTTTCAATGCAGGCCTCTATATCCGTAATTGATATATTCAAGGCACTACTTCAGATATCTCTGAAATGcgaatttttaaaaaatcactctAAAAATGActtaatgggattttctttccttctaaaGGGCTTCCAGTAAAACCAACATAAACACATGTAGAGGACAAAAAAACTCAACCttaataataacaacagaaCTGCACTTTTCAACATACCAATCAAAAAGGTAGTACCAAATATTGCAGCTTCTAAAGAGATTCATTTTGTATGGGAAAGTGAAGGCCAGATACATAAATAAAGTCCAATTAGGAATAAACTACAGAATTTCCCATGGACCAAGAATTTCACACTTAGAGATATAAAAACAAATGTCAGTGCCAGCTCACTTTTTCACTGTTGCAATGTTCCTCTTCCGCAATCCTTTGTTTGTATTCCTTCTGCAAGTCTTCTAGCTGTGCCTGCAACTCATGAACTTTTGCTGTCATCTCTTCTTCACGAGACTTCAAAATACAGGCAAAAAATTACTTATACAATGAATCATTTAACTATTCAAAACTTTAACTATGGTGAACATAAAACAATCAACAGACATTATACTATACACAGAAAGGATATACTTGATATTTGTGTAAAAGCTAGTTACACCAGACTCCTACAGAAAAGACCAAGAAAAAGAATTGGTGCTTAACAAGATTTTGTAGGCCTCCAACAATAAAGATTACATAGTTAGGATTACAGTTACATTCTTTAAATTCCAAAAAAGATCTATTTCTCTTGGGCATTAAAACAGCATTCGAGTATAATCCAGAAAGTGCATGAAGGTCATTACCTTCAAGGAAGGAGtagatgaaaacacaaaattaatttctatattATGAAAGTGACAAGGACCTAAATCTTTTCCTCAGCCACGCTCACAAAGATGCTATGAAAGCAGTTTTAAGCGCATTTTCCAAAACAATGACCAACAATTTCCCATTCTCAAGGGTTTGGAAGGCAGTATTCACTGTAGAGGAAAGAAGCAGTAACAGGAATGGTAGGGAGGAAATTAACTCTTCCTGTATAGGAGAAAAATACAATGACCTAAATCCTAGGAAGTTAATCCATCTATATGGCACTTTGcaaaaacaagtatttttaaaactcgTGTCCCCGCTGGCCTTTTTGTGAGAGATTGTGTTAGGGACCTTAAAAAACAGCACTCCAATTCCTAGTGCATATCTTCATTGCAGAACAAAACTAAAACTCTAGTTTCACTCATGCTAACCGTACAAagcagtcagtcagtcagttGATGGTTCTACTGACACAGTAGTACTTCAAGTCAAATTAGTACAATTAATTAACTGATAACAAGTCCAGAACTGCTGATGGAAATTTTGTTCTATTCAAAAATCTCAGGAGTATAAATTATAATGATAAAGAATATTCTCTGGAAAAGTAAGTGTCGGACTAGAAAGCTGATCTAGGCTTAAAAGACTTATGGTACGCCATTGctaataaaagaaatacttcCCTCTAAGACCAATTTGTAAGGTGTTGCACATGAGTTAAGAATAAAACACCTTTCCCATGCAGCCCCTCAGTCCAGAATGCATcaccaaaaagaaattaagcaaATCTACCCACAAATAATGGGTACAATGCAGTATCTGAGCAATATGATGCGATTATCTGAGCAATTTTTACAGcctcaaagtttaaaaaatatccaTGCTCAAGGAAAAACTTGCTCAAACATCATGACCTCCAAACAATGTTAACTTCTATTCACTCCCATGATTTTTCTATGCCCTCAGAAGTGCATCAACAATTAATAATTTCTaagaaacttttttcttttttatagaAGGTTATACTCCCCAGTTTAAAAATCCTCAATACCTGGCACGTTAAGGGATAGTGATGGTTGTTGTTTTGGCtttcacagattattttttacttttttgtccACCAAGAATCTAAAATTTTACAATTTGTACACAACTGTTTAATTTAGTAAAAAACAATTGAATGCACTTCATTCTTAGTTTAAAAAGGTAGTTGAAAGGCTGAAAAGAAACTCAAAATGATGAATGACACTTTTGTAAAAGGGACATACATGTGAGCAAATATTTGGATAAACCCCCTGAAGAGAGATTGTTTTTGAACTTAAAATTATTAGCGATGTTCCAACATGCTACTGATCTGCATTTACAGTAAGAACTTATTGTTCTATATAGCATCTGGCATACTCTGAAAATAAACTACATATTTGGATTTAATTACAGTTATAGACTAAGACTTCAAAAAAGTTACAGTTTCCCAAATCTTAATCAGAAAGCCTATCCTGTACTCTCATAGAAGGcattataaaaaatgaaaagatatGTAACTGAAGttaggtattttatttttagctcatAGTTAGGCTTAAAATAAACTAGCTGGAAAACAGCATTCAATTTTTCTCTAATGATACActtaatttcaagaaaaaatacttaGCTCCCTAATTAGATGCTATGCCAATCTAAAAAGCCTTTAATTAGGGAGACTTTCATGAAGTCTTACATGATGAAagttttcataaaagaaaacaacacataTAGCAAAAGTGGAGCACTTCATAAAATCATATTAAGCTTAACAAATGGAATGATTCTTCCTTGTCTTCGAGAATAAATAAACTAAGTTAGACAATTTTTAGCATCAACCATATTTAAAATGCACCAGAGCAACAAAGTTCTATCAGCAAGATTCATTCTTGCAATTggctttatttttgcttcatcTTCTTACCATTTGAGACAAACTTCTCTGTACCATATGAAATTTGTCAAATGCACCATAAGCCAAGTCAAGTATAAGTGAGGTGATAACTGGTAACTTTAGGCTAAATCTAGTGATGTATATGTTCCTATTTCTATCAGAGATGTCAATGAACATGATATATATCCAAtttaacataaatatttctcaATTTTTGAAATGCTTGCAATacttctttcaggaaaaaaaatctctaatttcttttttaattccctaaaataacagaaataaaacactcACACATATAACTATGAAAGACAAATATACAGAATACCCATGtattctgtaatttaaaacatcAAACTACAGTTTATTTCAGTCCCAGGTAACTGTCATTGCCATCATCAATGAGACGCAAAAAAAGACAGTGTTCATGTCCTCCAATTGCATGTAAGTCAAATTAGCCTAAACCTTCAGGATTATACAATGACTACGTCATACTTGTTTCTGACATTAAGGAtgaaaggagcagaaaacacaaaggaatTACACCTGCATGACTTTAAATCACATACCTATCCGGGCCTATAAAGTAAGGACCTGAATGGCAACACACTGCACACTGAGgtaagaaaaatttaaatcctccagaaatgcagaatttagagctatgttattaaaaaaaccctacaaaacaaaacaaaaatcaccaacaaacaaacaaacaaaacacacacactaaacccccaaaaaactaaaaaaccccataaaaacaaaagaaaaaaaaacaaccaaaaaaccccccacaacccccccaaaaacaaccttgtttttttaataccaaTCAATTTTTCTAAATTAGGAAACAAAAGAAGGGGACTCTAAATATAAAAACCTGCTAACGCTATTCATCCTGCTAGAAGAtcaaaaatcagagcaaaacaTACCAGCCTGCTTACATGTTTGAATTTTTTAGTGTGAAGCACTCAGCAATGTTAAGTGCATAGATCTTTGAAATGGTAACTGATCACAAACAGTCCACTTACATCTATTACTGCTGGCTCTATTAATGGAATAGTCTCTTTTATTACACTATTTGTGCAAAGAGGACTACGATTAACAAAGTTAAAGCCTGCATTCTAATGTGATGTACAGTCTAGCACTGAAAACCATTTAATGTTTTTGACACGTACAGGCAGGACTGGGAAAATTTACTTGGCTAAAACAAGAGGCATCCTTGGTGAAGTATACTTAAACTGAAATTGGCTGGTGACTTCTGGTTGAAATGCTATTAGAGAATAAGTATGTCTATCTGCAAATATCATGCAGAAAAACTGTTCAttacaagcaaaaaaaagaaatctttactAGCAAAAAACTATGCAAACACACTGCATCCTGCATGGAACAGAACCTTACTTTAAGGGCTATGGCACCAATCTCAGCAGGGCATCAGAGAAAGGCGACAGAGAGTGAAACTGCTCCATAAACActgtatttataaaaaacaATGCACCACCACCACCGCAATTCTACTAAAAGCTTAAATGTCACTCAGTTTTCTCATTCCAATCTGGTACACAAACTGCTTAAAGAGGTAAGGACTTAGCCATCTGATTTTTATTGAATGATCAAAGTTAAGGCTTAATTTCTGATGTGCTTTCATGCCCATAAATTACACaaacatacattttaaatgcaagCTGGGTCACCAGACATATCAAGTGTAATTCTAGCAGTAAGACCTTTACTAGAAAGAACCACAATTTTTCTATCTAGATATGCAACCGAAAAagagtaattttgaaatttatgtAGTCATCACTTTTCAAAAAGGTACCTCAAggatttcttcatattttttcacagtTCTTCTTAGGTCATCATCtttttcaacaatttttttATGCAACTGTGTTGTCTCTGTGTGATGATTTTCTATCAATTCATTTTCTACCTCCTGGGCTTTACCTACAAAAAAAAGTTAGGCAGTATTGAAAAAAgcatggttttggttttggtttttttttaaattatgtcatAACTGATAACAAGTCCAGAACTGCTGATGGAAATTTAGTTCTATTCAAAAATCTCAGGAATACAAATTATAATGATACACTTATTCTGGAAAAGTAAGTGTAGGACttactacatttaaaaaatgctttaaagtaACTATAAGGAAAATTTGCcaggaaaattcatttttccacACTATCAGTTACTATTATGTCCCTTGATCCTAACATGTATGAAATTTGTTGTCTGCAGTTTGGAACCTGGAGCAATTTTTTCTATCTGGTGCTGGAACTAGTTTCTAGAAGATAACAACCAATATTTATTAACTCATTTTATCTCCTATTCTATCTAGAGATGTAACTGAAGCTTTTGCAATCTTCAGAAACTCCTCACCTGTAGGTGTACTTCTAGTAACTGGAATCAAACCACAcctttttctcacttttctaaTCTCCAAGTTACACTATGGTGGCAAAAGACTGAGAAGACAAAATATGTTGTACTCTAGCAATAATCACATTGTGTTACAATCAGACATCATACCCAGTTGGTACCTGTTAGCGGTTAGTGAATGAAGTCTGCAAGATCCAGctaagaaaacacaattctgaTTCTCAGATGGATCAAAGTTTCTCTAAAGGTTGAGTAAGTTTCTCTCCAAGTGCCATATATTCAATACTGGAATGTTGAAGCTTTTACTACTGGAGACAAAGTAGCACTGCAATGGAAACTTACCAATGCACTTTCATCTTCAAAATTTtactctcattttcttttcttttatacaTATGACAGAAAGATAGGTACCTATCATGCCATGGCAGATGTAAAGAGTGCTAGATCAAAGATCCATCCTGCAGAACAGCTACATATGTATTTTCCTAATTGTACTACAATTAATATTTATGTTATTTCCTGAGCAAGACAAGTTATTTCCCTAAGTTCTCTAGACATTCATAAAACACATGTTGTGTTTATCACAGTCACAGGTAAAATCCCTCCCCCAAAACAGCAATAACTGAAGATTCAGTTCTCTGACTACTTTACTGATTACAGTTATATTAACATTGCACTTACTGATTGTCTCTTTTACTGCTGTTTCcaattctctctctttttgagCCAGCTGAGTATTGAATTCTCTTATTAACTGCTTTAAGGTGGAATTGTGCTTTAACTCAATGTCTTCTTGTTCACATCTGTAAAAAAAGGTCAAAACATACAGCAAGGAAATATAACATTTAAAGAGGGTGTGAAAACACAAGGCAAGGCAAGAGATCTGGGAATTACTTGAGAACTATTTTAGAAGAGGATAGTTTTGAATTATATGAATTCTGTGAGATTCACGGAGGCTTTATCTTCCTCTCCTATCTAATTCACCTGGTAGATGTAGGtgtttcatttaaaagcaaCCCAGAACTGAACCCCTCCAAAGATACGGAGTTTTTGCTGAGGAAGTTGAAGAACTGGAAGAAAAGATTATGccataaaaagaatttttagggaattttgaGAATTACTTGAGAAACTATTGAAAGTGCTAAGCAGTACACCGCATTTTGTGCAGTATGTATGAACAACTATTGATATCAACTGAACATGAAGCTCTCAGTACTAAGTTTTAATAAACTTTATTTCCTGTTTGAGGAAAACAGAATTGTATTATATGCTTCAGCAATGTTGAAAATCACCGTCACTGAAACAGATCAGAAAGGGTATTACTCTGCCAAATATCAAAccacttttctttctgtttctctaaGTCTACTTAgaacaattaaagaaaaacaccagTCATTATTTCCTTGTAAACTGAGCGTTAGAAAACTATTCTTGAGGTTTTAGTGGCTAGAGATAAAATACAGAAGTGGTAACACAGACAGGAACAAAGAATTTACCTGATTTTTTGCTCCATTTCCTCTAATGACTCCTTCTTTACTATGTCAAGCTCTTGCTGATGTTCCTTTCGCAGAGTACGTATGTCTTTTCGAAGATTATTCACCTCTTTGCATAGCTTCTGTTTCTCCCCTTCAGTCTCTTCTAGTTTAGTCTGTAAGTCCTTCTGCTGGTTCTGCATATCCACTAGTAACGTCTGCAGCTCCAAAACAGATCTGGacttttcttcagcattttcctcAAAAGCTTTCAGACTGTCATTTTTTTCACTCAACTGCTGCTGTAGacattttaccttttcttcATATCTTAAAGTAGTATCTTCCATCTCAATCTTAAGCACTTCATTCTCCTTCACAATATTATTTTCTAACTCTTTTATCTTCTGTTCTAAAGACTGACTGActgcctccttttcctgcatttttttctctaagtctCCAATTATCTTCTCCATATCAAGATATTTTTGTTCCTTAACTTTCAATTCTTCCCTACTGCTTGCTAAAACACTGCCACAACAAGCATGCTCATCCACTaacaatgaatatttttttgtttgctccTCAAGTTCTTTCCTCAGACTTTTGGTCCTAACCTGCTCTTCCTGATGGCTCTTCTCAACACATTCTAGTTTTTTAATGagttctttctgtttgttttgcagtTCTAGATGACAGTCATTATTCTCTCGCTGTTCTTTCTCATACTTCTGTAATAATGCATCTTTTTCGGTTAAGTCCGTCTGTAACGcttgcattttttctttgtatgtcTGTTGGACACTCTCAagtaacttatttttttcttgttctacAGCAGCTTTTACACTCTCTACTTTTTCCAGCATCTCCTTCTCTAATTCTACAGAATCTCTTGTTGACTTAAGTTTTTCTTCTAAGGACTCAATTTTGGCTTCTCTCTCCTGTACTTTCTGCTCCAACTTTCTTAACTGATCTTCCCTATCTTGCTTAAATTGctgttccttttcttccatctgAGACAGTAACTGCTTTCTAATAGAACCTATTTTTTGCTCTGCCTTCTTTTTCAGATCAGCCAGCTTAATGCTGTTCTCTGCATTCAGTCTCTCTGCTAATTCTTTCagttcttcctctttccttttaagTATCACTGACTTCATTTGATcaaattccttctcctttgcttCAAAATCAGCTTTCAGTGAATCTATTTGCTTCTCAAGATTAAGCACTTTTTCTTCAGCCTTCTTAAATCTATTCTCCTTTTCAAAAGCCACCTTCTCTGCCTGATGGAGTTGGCAagctatttctttcttctctgtgtttttttgTTCATTACACTTTTTAAGTTCCTCTACCAAGGAATCATTTTCTAAGGTTCTCTGAGCAATATCTTTTTCTAGTTCAGCaatttttgctgcttgtttttttaactttgaGGTTAACtcactttcttccttttcccttctgttttgcttttgttccaATTCACTTTTTAAACTATCAAGATTCCTGCTTTGTTTAGCCAGCTGTTCCTTCAGTTTATTTAGCTCTTCATCTTTCTTAGTGGCTTCAGTATTGCTTAATTCAAGTTTGCTCTGCAAATCTTTGATAATATCATGATTTTGTGTAAACTTGGTTTGTGCTTTCATCTTCCACTCTGACAACTGGGCCATGCAATGATCTATCTGATCAAGAGCTGATGCTTTTTCTTGACTCAGCATCTCAACTCTGGATGATAACTCTTCCACTTGATTTAACAACTGCAACCGATCCTCTTGATGTTGTTTGCTTAACAGAGATATGGCTGCTTCCTTCTCTGTTAAACTTACTGTGCTTTCAAGTCTAACATTAAGGTCAGTAACTGTTTTGTTGAGAGCAGACACTTCAGATTGTTTTTCCTGGAGTTCTTCCCTCATTGATGTGACAGCATTGATATTTTCAGATAACTCTTTCCTCAGCTGTGTTATGCaagtttctttctctgatgCTGCTTGCTGCTGATGTCCTCCCTCTTTTTgcaattgtttattttctgttacaaGTCCTGCAATGTCAGCTCTCATAGACATAATTAAATTGTCTTTCTTCTGCAGTTCTTGAATTGACTCTTGCAAAGAAGTAGTAGCAGCAGAATGATGCTCTGTTATTTCCCTAAGCTGAGCTTCTAGTTCAGTTATCTTACTTGTTTTGATTAATATTGCTTCTTTAATCTTTGCAGTTTGGCGCTCACAGTCTGCAATTTTACATGTTATTATGCCAATTTTTTCACTACACCTTTCAATTAATTCATTGCCTTTGGTTTGCAATGAAGCTTCAGCATTCTTCCAAGCATCTAACTGGGCTGTAAGTTCTCCTGACAACCTTTTAAACTCAGTTTCTTTTAGCTGAATTGACTCTATTTTTTTGTCATAATTTTCATGATCTTTATACTGAGAAGATTGCACAGTTTGGAGTTTTTCTTCAAGGGTTCTCACTGTATCAGCCAGCTCAGTAATTGTGGCCTTGTCGTTCTCTTCAACAGCTTTCTGTTTACTGAGTTGTTCCTGAAGTCCTGTCTGCTGTTTCAGGGACTGTTTAAGAtcactttccatttttttcaacTGTGTTTTCATGTCACTTTCCTTATCTGACAAAGCACCCACCTTAGCCACTGACTGCCTTAGCTGTTCTTGCAACTCCTTCAGGCATTCCTCCCTTTTCACTCGTTCTTCCCTCAGTTGGATTATTTCTGTTCTGGAGTCCTCCTTTTCAGCACTGAAGGTGAAAAGCTTCTGTTTCAGGTCTCCAACTTCCTGCTCTTTCACTTGCAGTTCCATAGCATGTTGTTCCTTGAGCTCTTCAATCTGCtgattaaatttcttttcccaaCTTTGGGTTACTTCTTCCAATTTCCTTATGTGGTCCTCAGCAAGACTGTCTAGTTGCTCTTTCTGATTAGATTCCAGTTTTGACACTGCATCATTGATTCCAGATGAGCTGGCATGTGCCATTTCCAAAATTTTAGTATTGAATTCACTCTCTTTCTGACTGAATTCCAACTGCTTGTTTTCAAGCTCCTTTTTTAGTTTAGCTTCCTGCTCAGCaagtttatttttgaaagtttcCTGCATAtcttttgatttctgtttcattttctccacCTTCTTCTCCTGACATTTCAGTTTACTTTCATACTCTCCTTGTAAAGCACTAATTCTCTCCTCTGCAGCTAACAGTTTCTGTTCAAGCTCTTCCACTTCCTTGTTCTGTAACTTCTTCATGTGctccatttcattttccttctcagtCAGACTTCTCTTCATCtcatcagcttttctttgtaGGTCCTTCAGTTGACATTCATACTGCTGTGTTAGAGTGGCTACTTTCTGTATATTTTCACTTCTTTGCTCCTCTAGCTTTGCAGACACTTGGACAAGTTCAGCTTCAGATCTTTCTGCAGATTTCTTCATTTCCCGTTCATGTGCTTTTAACTCCTCCAAATGtctgtccttctcctccagtGATTGTTTGAGCTTGTTGAGTTCCTCTTTGAGTACCTTCTCAACACCTTGAATAGACATTTCATGCTCTTTTAACATTGTTTCAATCACTTCATTGTGccatttcctctcttcctccaaCTTTCCTTTCAATTCTTGCTTAGCTTCACACACTTTACTATTTAATTCGGAGAGCTCTTGCTCTAAATCATGACGTATTTTTAGTGCTTCTGAGAGCTCAGAAGACAGTGCTTCTAATTCTGTTTGTTTCACATCCAgtttttctaatgttttttcATTCATCTCTTCTATGTGTGCacagaaaattgtttctttctctttcaaaatgGTTTGTATCTCTTGTTGTTgtttctctcttattttttctatttcagttatttgttgttgctttaaaatttcaagtttttctGTCCAAagcttttcttgctgctgtttcacaTTCTCCAGTTCTTTATTGTGTTTTTCAACCATATCATTGATTTCCTTactgtgctgggttttttcagaCTCTATGAGAGTATTTAATTCCTCTGATTGCTTTCTGTCATCTTGCAAGTACTTTGCAAGAGAGCTTTCCAGTTCAAGAATCCTCTGTTAgaatacagttttaaaagaatatgaatattcaaaaggtaaaaatttgattaatttaaaaaaaatcttaccagGTTCACATAACTACAGGTTActtattccattatttttagtGAATGTCAACTTCTTCAATAAGCCTTTAATTCATCTGGTTTGTTCTCACTTTTACTTCTATTATGGAGAGTTAGCTAATTAATAAAAAACTCGCTATCTCACTGCAGtgaaaatacacacaaaaacctgaaaataatgTAACTAATTCAAATAAAGTAAGTAGTGACATTTATGAGAAGTATGTTCACACTTTCTTCTTAAACTAAAGTACCAACATATAGGATGAAAAATATAGGGAATTTACAATAGCTTCATGGAGTTTTGTATGTGCCTACTGATTTATCATAATTCTACCTCccatggaaatgctgctgtgaagCTTTATTGTTTCTTTAGGCAAAACTTTGAAACAAATATCTGGGAGTGGTGGAATAATGTACAAACTTGCATTAGCAGAAAATACAGTCTTACTCATTACATAAAGCAAAGGACACTGTAAAAATTTAAGCAAATCTTTTTGCTTACTGTGGTGGTGCACTCCCCCCTCCTCTCAGGCTGCACTGACATCTAAGAAATGCTCATTAGGCCTCGGCCTTGAAAAAACAGTATCTGGACTCACCTTTTCCCAAGCTTATCAAAAACCCTGTCTATtcccaggaactgctgctgtcTAACAAGCTCAAGTTTTCCTTACAAACCGCACTAGAAACTAGTTTTCTAGCCTGAATGGCATAATATCC comes from Camarhynchus parvulus chromosome 2, STF_HiC, whole genome shotgun sequence and encodes:
- the GOLGA4 gene encoding golgin subfamily A member 4 isoform X4 — translated: MELQMDQQAKKHLQEEFDASLEEKDQLINVLQTQVLLLKQRLQNGQIGTELPDQNVQSEPQVRSPMKEVSAENIVEPGSNGDNEDSVKALETLNQRVKRQENLLQRCKETIRSHKECCAQLTNEKEALQEQLEERLQELEKMKDLHMAEKTKLITQLRDAKNLIEQLEQDKGMVIAETKRQMHETLEIKEEEVAQLRARIKQITTKGEELKEQKEKSERAAFEELEKAVSIAQKTEEARKKLQIEMDEKIKAVEKASEEERVNLQRELTRVKQEVVEIMKKSSEERVAELEKIHKKELATKDQELNERLQAQEKVFQEKMKAALEKNQSECLKVLQEQEQQESLALEELELQKKAIQSECDKKVEKMHQELETCRTRILELESSLAKYLQDDRKQSEELNTLIESEKTQHSKEINDMVEKHNKELENVKQQQEKLWTEKLEILKQQQITEIEKIREKQQQEIQTILKEKETIFCAHIEEMNEKTLEKLDVKQTELEALSSELSEALKIRHDLEQELSELNSKVCEAKQELKGKLEEERKWHNEVIETMLKEHEMSIQGVEKVLKEELNKLKQSLEEKDRHLEELKAHEREMKKSAERSEAELVQVSAKLEEQRSENIQKVATLTQQYECQLKDLQRKADEMKRSLTEKENEMEHMKKLQNKEVEELEQKLLAAEERISALQGEYESKLKCQEKKVEKMKQKSKDMQETFKNKLAEQEAKLKKELENKQLEFSQKESEFNTKILEMAHASSSGINDAVSKLESNQKEQLDSLAEDHIRKLEEVTQSWEKKFNQQIEELKEQHAMELQVKEQEVGDLKQKLFTFSAEKEDSRTEIIQLREERVKREECLKELQEQLRQSVAKVGALSDKESDMKTQLKKMESDLKQSLKQQTGLQEQLSKQKAVEENDKATITELADTVRTLEEKLQTVQSSQYKDHENYDKKIESIQLKETEFKRLSGELTAQLDAWKNAEASLQTKGNELIERCSEKIGIITCKIADCERQTAKIKEAILIKTSKITELEAQLREITEHHSAATTSLQESIQELQKKDNLIMSMRADIAGLVTENKQLQKEGGHQQQAASEKETCITQLRKELSENINAVTSMREELQEKQSEVSALNKTVTDLNVRLESTVSLTEKEAAISLLSKQHQEDRLQLLNQVEELSSRVEMLSQEKASALDQIDHCMAQLSEWKMKAQTKFTQNHDIIKDLQSKLELSNTEATKKDEELNKLKEQLAKQSRNLDSLKSELEQKQNRREKEESELTSKLKKQAAKIAELEKDIAQRTLENDSLVEELKKCNEQKNTEKKEIACQLHQAEKVAFEKENRFKKAEEKVLNLEKQIDSLKADFEAKEKEFDQMKSVILKRKEEELKELAERLNAENSIKLADLKKKAEQKIGSIRKQLLSQMEEKEQQFKQDREDQLRKLEQKVQEREAKIESLEEKLKSTRDSVELEKEMLEKVESVKAAVEQEKNKLLESVQQTYKEKMQALQTDLTEKDALLQKYEKEQRENNDCHLELQNKQKELIKKLECVEKSHQEEQVRTKSLRKELEEQTKKYSLLVDEHACCGSVLASSREELKVKEQKYLDMEKIIGDLEKKMQEKEAVSQSLEQKIKELENNIVKENEVLKIEMEDTTLRYEEKVKCLQQQLSEKNDSLKAFEENAEEKSRSVLELQTLLVDMQNQQKDLQTKLEETEGEKQKLCKEVNNLRKDIRTLRKEHQQELDIVKKESLEEMEQKIRCEQEDIELKHNSTLKQLIREFNTQLAQKERELETAVKETISKAQEVENELIENHHTETTQLHKKIVEKDDDLRRTVKKYEEILESREEEMTAKVHELQAQLEDLQKEYKQRIAEEEHCNSEKVTITELKAQLAQKTTLVNDSKLKEQELKEQIHVLEDRLKHYEKNMYVTSVGTPYRDGNLHRTDVSLFEEPTEFEYLRKVLFEYMMGRETKTMAKVITTVLKFPADQTQKILEREDARPVFASPRSGIF